AAAGGAGGTCCTGACGGAGGTAATGGAGGTAAAGGAGGTAATGTATATTTTATATCTAGTAATAATGTTAACACACTTACTAATTTTTTTTGTCAAAATAATTATATATCTGAAAATGGATCACATGGTAAAAATTGTCAACGTACAGGGAAAAATGGAAAAAATTTAATTATTCAAGTTCCAATAGGAACAAAAATTATTGATATAGAAAAAAAAAAAACTCTTATATTTTTGAGTCAAAATAATCAAATTTTTTTAATTACACGAGGAGGTAAAGGTGGATTAGGAAATATTAATTTTAAATCTTCTATTAATAGAACTCCATATAAAAGAACAAAGGGTAATTTAGGAGAAAAAAAAAGAATAAAATTAGAATTATATTTAAAAGTAAATATAGGTATATTAGGTTTTCCTAATACAGGAAAATCAACATTTATAAAAAAAATATCTTCTGCTAATACTAAAATTGGTGATTATTTTTTTACAACAATAAAACCTGTTTTAGGTACTGTTAAAAATAAATTTAATAATAATTTTTTTTCAATATTAGATGTTCCAGGCATTATAAAGAAATCTTCAATTGGTAAAGGATTAGGATTAAATTTTATTAAACATTTTAAATATTGTAATTTAATATTACATTTTATAGATATATCAATAATTAATAATCATGATAAAATCATTAATGCTATAAATACTATTAATTTTGAAATTAAAAAATTTAATAAAAAAATTCTTTTAAAAGATCAATGGCTAATTTTCAATAAGATTGATTTATTTGATAATATAAACGATTTAAAACTTTATATTAATAATATATTATTAAATTTTAAATTCATAAAAAGATATTATTTAATATCTTCTAAGGAAGATATTGGAATTAAAAAAT
Above is a genomic segment from Enterobacteriaceae endosymbiont of Donacia dentata containing:
- the cgtA gene encoding Obg family GTPase CgtA, coding for MKFVDKAIIYIKSGKGGDGCISFHRAKYIPKGGPDGGNGGKGGNVYFISSNNVNTLTNFFCQNNYISENGSHGKNCQRTGKNGKNLIIQVPIGTKIIDIEKKKTLIFLSQNNQIFLITRGGKGGLGNINFKSSINRTPYKRTKGNLGEKKRIKLELYLKVNIGILGFPNTGKSTFIKKISSANTKIGDYFFTTIKPVLGTVKNKFNNNFFSILDVPGIIKKSSIGKGLGLNFIKHFKYCNLILHFIDISIINNHDKIINAINTINFEIKKFNKKILLKDQWLIFNKIDLFDNINDLKLYINNILLNFKFIKRYYLISSKEDIGIKKLCTDIFQYLYN